The following proteins come from a genomic window of Dreissena polymorpha isolate Duluth1 chromosome 1, UMN_Dpol_1.0, whole genome shotgun sequence:
- the LOC127835048 gene encoding uncharacterized protein LOC127835048 translates to MNGSSNSPIHLDVHMGPLCPDSAGAFPVLLQVAQHYGPATLKLTLHMFPLPYHRQSYFTAIGAEVVKAQRGIAQTFNYISAIYNDLENLGNAKTYLMNANDVNKMLTEIATSSAGVNPVQFAMGLNDFAMETNTRTAWKYSASRGVASTPTFFLNDVTVEADPGWTLSEWQQVIDPLLKQGDFRSTNGTCPSGEISCEYLPGKFQCCLKGENCIPNVGCRCFRGNNC, encoded by the exons ATGAACGGAAGTAGCAACTCACCGATCCACCTCGACGTCCACATGGGACCGCTGTGCCCCGACAGCGCCGGCGCCTTTCCGGTTCTGCTGCAGGTGGCGCAACACTACGGACCCGCCACCCTAAAACTGACACTTCACATGTTCCCGCTGCCGTACCACCGCCAGTCGTACTTCACTGCGATC GGCGCCGAAGTCGTCAAGGCTCAGAGAGGCATTGCGCAGACATTTAACTACATCTCCGCTATTTACAACGACCTTGAAAACCTAGGCAACGCCAAAACCTACTTAATGAACGCTAACGATGTCAATAA AATGCTGACTGAAATCGCTACGTCAAGCGCTGGGGTAAACCCGGTACAGTTTGCAATGGGCTTGAATGATTTCGCCATGGAAACCAACACACGAACGGCCTGGAAATACTCCGCATCAA GAGGAGTTGCCAGTACCCCTACTTTTTTTCTGAATGACGTCACAGTAGAGGCTGACCCCGGCTGGACACTTTCTGAATGGCAACAGGTCATCGACCCGCTCCTGAAGCAGGGCGACTTCCGTTCAACAAACGGG acTTGTCCATCCGGTGAAATAAGTTGTGAATACCTTCCTGGGAAGTTTCAGTGTTGTCTCAAGGGAGAGAACTGTATTCCTAACGTGGGTTGTCGCTGTTTCCGTGGGAACAATTGCTGA